The Candidatus Koribacter versatilis Ellin345 genome has a segment encoding these proteins:
- a CDS encoding GMC family oxidoreductase, producing MKGPQFRNSETVDFIVVGAGAAGGVMAKELAVAGFSLVVLEQGPYLSEEDFGHDEIKFAIQKKLTNDTKIQPITYRKTEAEVAKPFKAIEYGRQVGGGSVHFTANYWRLHESDFHERSLWGEVQGSTFDDWPIRYGDLEPYYTKAEEELGISGLGGANPFEAPRSKPYPLPPMPVKSSGVLFERATKKMGLHPYPAPVAVLSQPYRGSGACVHCGMCELFGCEMKAKSSTLVSVIPIAEKSGRCEIRPNSYVRKLETDASGRVTGVIYFDAQKQEVLQRAKAVVLCANGVESAKLLLMSKSNRFPQGLANSSGLVGKNLMWDNGTESSGLFEHPLNEFKSVQVTRVIHDYYDADRKRGFYGGGGIDARFDFYPITFALTGLPDDAPTWGLEFKKTVGKYFTRTMTLLAHATSLPRETNSVSLDPQMKDAWGLPAVRITFDWHPDDIANMKWLVEREREILQVAGAQKVWSFPVEPAQPNLMPSRHLIGTCRMGRDPKKSVVDPFGHAHDVPNLFIVDGSNFVTSGRQQPTATIQALAYRAAERIAGKAKAGEL from the coding sequence GTGAAGGGACCACAGTTTCGAAACTCTGAAACCGTTGACTTCATCGTGGTAGGCGCGGGAGCGGCCGGCGGTGTTATGGCGAAGGAGCTGGCCGTCGCGGGCTTCAGCCTGGTGGTGCTGGAGCAGGGGCCGTATCTGAGCGAGGAGGACTTCGGACACGACGAGATCAAGTTCGCCATCCAGAAGAAACTGACCAACGATACGAAGATCCAGCCCATCACCTATCGCAAGACCGAAGCCGAGGTTGCGAAGCCGTTCAAGGCCATTGAATACGGGCGGCAGGTGGGCGGCGGGTCGGTACACTTCACGGCGAATTACTGGCGTCTGCATGAGAGCGATTTCCACGAGCGCAGTCTTTGGGGCGAGGTGCAAGGCTCGACGTTCGACGACTGGCCGATTCGCTACGGCGACCTGGAACCCTATTACACCAAGGCGGAAGAGGAGCTGGGCATCTCGGGCCTGGGTGGGGCGAACCCGTTCGAGGCGCCGCGGTCGAAGCCGTATCCGCTGCCGCCGATGCCGGTCAAGTCCTCGGGTGTGCTGTTCGAGCGGGCGACGAAGAAGATGGGGCTGCATCCGTATCCTGCGCCGGTGGCGGTACTCTCGCAGCCGTATCGCGGAAGCGGCGCGTGCGTGCACTGCGGCATGTGTGAACTCTTTGGCTGCGAGATGAAAGCGAAGTCGAGCACGCTGGTCAGCGTCATTCCGATTGCGGAGAAGAGCGGACGCTGCGAGATCCGCCCCAATTCCTACGTGCGCAAGTTGGAAACCGACGCCTCCGGCCGCGTAACCGGGGTGATCTATTTCGACGCGCAGAAGCAAGAGGTGCTGCAGCGCGCCAAGGCGGTGGTGCTTTGCGCCAACGGTGTGGAGTCGGCGAAGCTGCTGCTGATGTCGAAGTCGAACCGGTTCCCGCAGGGGCTCGCGAATTCAAGCGGGCTGGTGGGCAAGAACCTGATGTGGGACAACGGCACGGAATCGAGCGGGCTGTTTGAACACCCGCTGAACGAATTCAAGAGCGTGCAGGTCACGCGCGTGATTCACGATTACTACGATGCCGATCGAAAGCGAGGCTTTTACGGCGGCGGAGGCATCGACGCGCGCTTCGATTTCTATCCCATCACCTTCGCGCTTACCGGGCTGCCGGACGATGCTCCGACCTGGGGACTGGAATTCAAGAAAACGGTTGGCAAGTACTTCACGCGTACCATGACTCTGCTCGCGCATGCCACTTCGCTGCCGCGCGAAACGAACAGTGTCTCGCTCGACCCGCAGATGAAAGATGCATGGGGATTGCCGGCGGTGCGCATCACCTTCGACTGGCATCCGGATGATATCGCGAACATGAAGTGGCTCGTCGAAAGGGAACGCGAGATTTTGCAGGTAGCGGGAGCACAGAAAGTATGGTCGTTCCCGGTGGAACCGGCGCAGCCGAACCTGATGCCGTCTCGGCACCTGATTGGAACTTGCCGCATGGGACGCGACCCGAAAAAATCAGTCGTGGATCCCTTCGGCCACGCCCACGATGTGCCGAACCTGTTCATCGTGGACGGAAGCAACTTCGTGACCTCAGGACGACAGCAACCAACGGCGACGATCCAGGCGCTGGCTTATCGGGCGGCAGAACGGATTGCGGGGAAGGCTAAGGCGGGGGAGTTGTAG
- a CDS encoding gluconate 2-dehydrogenase subunit 3 family protein: protein MTITRREWLLGSLSVAGWAAVASAQQHAHLAVANPESASLGFLDAATAGDVTAIAAQIVPSDDGPGATEAGAVYFFDRALTTFAAGQATDFRSGMAELSKRRLQMFPGSTSFAALTKEQQLQLLRAIEKTDFFGLLKTLTVMAWLGSPEYGGNRKSVGWKYIGFDDAGFFEPPFGYYDAEAK from the coding sequence ATGACAATCACTCGCCGTGAATGGCTACTGGGCTCCCTTAGCGTGGCGGGGTGGGCGGCGGTCGCGTCCGCGCAGCAACATGCGCACCTTGCGGTTGCGAACCCTGAATCTGCCTCGCTCGGTTTCCTTGATGCCGCGACAGCTGGTGATGTGACCGCCATCGCGGCGCAGATCGTTCCCTCAGACGATGGCCCGGGGGCGACCGAAGCGGGAGCGGTGTATTTCTTCGACCGCGCGCTTACGACTTTCGCTGCCGGTCAGGCGACGGATTTTCGCTCGGGAATGGCGGAGCTATCCAAACGGCGGCTACAGATGTTTCCCGGTTCAACGTCGTTTGCTGCACTGACGAAAGAGCAACAGCTGCAACTGCTGCGTGCGATCGAGAAGACTGACTTCTTCGGACTGCTCAAGACGCTCACCGTGATGGCGTGGCTCGGAAGCCCGGAATACGGTGGGAACCGGAAGAGCGTGGGGTGGAAATACATCGGTTTCGATGACGCTGGATTCTTCGAACCTCCATTCGGCTATTACGACGCGGAGGCCAAGTGA
- a CDS encoding MOSC and FAD-binding oxidoreductase domain-containing protein, protein MPSLISVNVGLPRDVEWQGNIVHTAIWKKPVSGKVLARRLNLAGDGQGDLAGHGGEHRAVMVYQLDSYRYWQEQLHRDAFEYGQFGENFTVDGLPDTEVCIGDRYRIGSALFEVTQPRVTCYRVGIRMNEPQMAALLVSHKRPGFYLRVIEEGEVSAGDAIVKVADGPEHVTVADIDALLYLPGHSREVLKRALQVPALSNGWKSSLEAMLNSDQPNGSAGLITVAPPPAWRGFRPLRVAEVHRETADVLSFVLASPDGEPLPVPLAGQFLIFKLEPGAHSAPILRNYSISSANGEGTYRVSVKRDSGDGSRYFHDHIHAGDVIQVGAPRGTFTLAHDEKPIVLLSAGIGATPVLSMLYSLVATDTAREIWWCYGARNSQEHPFASEVHALLSKLPNSHSIVAYSKPLETDRPGTDYNDHGHLDRSLLEAHHVPKLADFYLCGPSAFMAQITATLQAWGVPSDCIHSEIFGTVGAITPGIAATTLPPPHPPSGAIGTGHIVAFTRSGLTVPWNEKYKSLLEFAEACAVPVRWSCRTGVCHMCESGLIAGTVKYAPDPLDPPADGNILLCCSTPLSEIELDL, encoded by the coding sequence ATGCCTTCTCTCATCTCCGTCAATGTCGGACTTCCGCGCGATGTCGAGTGGCAGGGCAACATCGTCCATACCGCGATCTGGAAGAAGCCGGTATCCGGCAAGGTGCTGGCGCGCCGTCTCAACCTCGCGGGCGACGGCCAAGGCGATCTCGCCGGCCATGGAGGTGAGCATCGCGCCGTCATGGTCTACCAGCTCGACTCCTATCGCTACTGGCAGGAGCAACTTCACCGCGACGCCTTCGAGTACGGCCAGTTCGGCGAGAACTTCACCGTCGATGGCCTGCCCGACACCGAGGTCTGCATAGGCGACCGCTATCGCATCGGCTCCGCGCTCTTCGAAGTCACTCAGCCGCGCGTCACCTGCTATCGAGTCGGCATACGCATGAACGAGCCGCAGATGGCGGCACTCCTCGTCTCCCACAAGCGTCCCGGCTTCTACCTGCGCGTGATCGAAGAAGGCGAAGTCTCCGCTGGCGATGCGATCGTCAAAGTCGCCGACGGCCCCGAGCACGTCACTGTTGCCGACATCGATGCCCTGCTCTATCTCCCGGGCCACTCGCGTGAAGTGTTGAAACGCGCACTACAGGTACCTGCGCTCAGCAATGGCTGGAAGTCATCGCTCGAAGCGATGCTGAACTCAGACCAGCCGAATGGAAGCGCCGGCCTGATAACGGTTGCGCCGCCTCCGGCGTGGCGGGGCTTTCGTCCCCTGCGCGTCGCGGAGGTCCATCGCGAAACCGCCGACGTCCTCTCCTTCGTTCTCGCATCGCCCGATGGAGAGCCCTTGCCAGTGCCCCTCGCGGGCCAATTCCTTATTTTCAAACTTGAGCCGGGAGCGCATTCCGCGCCCATCCTCCGCAACTATTCCATCTCCAGCGCAAATGGCGAGGGCACGTATCGAGTCAGCGTCAAACGCGATTCGGGCGACGGCAGCCGCTACTTCCACGACCACATTCACGCCGGCGATGTCATCCAGGTCGGCGCTCCTCGCGGCACCTTCACCCTCGCGCACGATGAGAAACCCATCGTCCTGTTAAGCGCAGGCATCGGCGCCACCCCAGTACTCTCCATGCTCTACTCCCTCGTAGCCACCGATACCGCGCGGGAAATCTGGTGGTGTTATGGCGCGCGCAATAGCCAGGAGCATCCCTTCGCCTCGGAAGTTCACGCACTCTTAAGCAAGCTGCCGAACAGCCACTCCATCGTTGCCTACAGCAAGCCCCTCGAAACCGACCGCCCCGGCACCGACTACAACGATCACGGCCATCTCGATCGTTCGCTATTGGAAGCGCATCACGTCCCCAAACTCGCGGATTTCTATCTCTGTGGTCCATCCGCTTTCATGGCGCAGATCACCGCAACCCTCCAGGCCTGGGGAGTGCCCTCCGACTGCATTCATTCGGAGATCTTTGGCACCGTGGGCGCCATCACTCCCGGCATCGCCGCCACCACGCTGCCGCCGCCGCATCCACCATCTGGCGCCATCGGAACAGGCCACATCGTCGCGTTCACGCGCAGCGGACTCACCGTTCCGTGGAACGAAAAATACAAAAGCCTTCTTGAATTCGCCGAAGCCTGCGCGGTTCCCGTTCGCTGGTCGTGCCGCACCGGCGTCTGCCACATGTGCGAGTCCGGCCTCATCGCCGGAACCGTGAAGTACGCACCCGACCCTCTCGATCCTCCCGCGGATGGCAACATCCTGCTCTGCTGCTCCACACCACTCTCAGAAATCGAACTCGATCTCTGA
- a CDS encoding aldo/keto reductase, with protein sequence MIAPDFQNTRIPLHHGAGHIPALGFGTLIADPALTITATRDALAAGFRHFDCAERYRNEREVGEALRAGRAAGNIAREEIFVTTKLWNTNHRPERVEPAFEASLDRLGLDYLDLYLIHTPFAFQPGDEQDPRDQNGSVIYDEGVTLRETWSALENLVDRGRCRAIGLSDISMDRLAPIYEAARIKPAVVQVESHPYLPETELLEFCKRNGIVLLAFAPLGHGMRPGLLEDPVITSVSERVGKTAAQVLLSWAVQRGTALLTTPRSAARAKENFDISPLPEEAFNEINRIQTRQRLNPVVSTGVPGFIPRPESA encoded by the coding sequence ATGATCGCCCCTGATTTCCAGAACACCAGAATTCCGCTCCACCACGGCGCCGGACATATCCCGGCACTCGGCTTCGGCACCCTGATCGCCGACCCAGCACTGACCATCACAGCCACGCGAGACGCGCTCGCCGCCGGCTTCCGCCACTTCGATTGTGCGGAACGCTACCGCAACGAGCGTGAAGTCGGCGAAGCCTTACGTGCAGGACGCGCCGCCGGAAACATTGCTCGCGAGGAAATCTTCGTCACCACCAAGCTGTGGAACACCAACCATCGACCCGAGCGCGTCGAACCAGCGTTCGAAGCAAGCCTCGACCGCCTCGGGCTCGACTACCTTGATCTTTATCTCATCCACACGCCGTTTGCCTTCCAACCCGGAGACGAGCAGGATCCGCGCGATCAAAATGGCAGCGTGATTTACGACGAAGGCGTAACCCTGCGCGAAACCTGGAGTGCACTCGAAAACCTCGTAGACCGCGGCCGCTGTCGCGCCATCGGACTCTCTGACATCTCGATGGACCGCCTCGCGCCCATCTACGAAGCGGCGCGCATCAAGCCCGCCGTGGTGCAGGTCGAATCGCACCCGTATCTACCGGAAACCGAACTGCTGGAATTCTGCAAGCGGAACGGCATCGTCCTGCTCGCCTTCGCCCCACTCGGTCACGGAATGCGCCCGGGGCTGCTCGAAGATCCCGTGATCACATCCGTCTCCGAACGCGTGGGGAAAACCGCGGCGCAAGTGCTCCTCTCATGGGCGGTGCAGCGCGGAACTGCATTACTCACCACACCCAGATCCGCAGCGCGCGCAAAAGAAAACTTCGACATCTCCCCGCTACCCGAGGAAGCCTTCAACGAGATCAATCGCATTCAAACCCGGCAGAGGCTGAACCCGGTGGTGAGCACCGGCGTGCCCGGTTTCATTCCCCGACCGGAGTCGGCATGA
- a CDS encoding ferritin-like domain-containing protein, whose translation MPHFVKDVEEIRRRAAQKIEDGAVTDEYKLDKDKTVEILNEALATEIVCVLRYMHHYFMATGVHGKAVSEEFKEHADEEREHADMIAERIQQLGGKPDYNPKTLLERSVSHYVEGETLEDMIKEDLIAERVVIDVYQRMIEYFGEKDPTTRRMIEEIKAKEEEHASDLSDLMFIVNPETGEDEGEDPGVNPLQKEAATKANNAAAKDNKPEKEDTKKAPEPFSGRGTVIEPAAIRAGATKPNTSSKPNGKNRKGKVA comes from the coding sequence ATGCCGCACTTTGTCAAAGACGTTGAAGAAATCCGCCGTCGGGCCGCGCAGAAAATCGAAGATGGAGCGGTCACCGATGAATACAAGCTCGACAAGGACAAAACCGTCGAGATCCTGAACGAAGCGCTCGCTACCGAAATCGTCTGCGTTTTGCGCTATATGCACCACTACTTTATGGCCACCGGTGTGCACGGCAAAGCAGTTTCTGAGGAATTCAAAGAGCACGCCGACGAGGAGCGCGAACACGCCGACATGATCGCCGAACGTATCCAGCAGCTCGGCGGCAAGCCCGATTACAACCCCAAGACCCTGCTCGAGCGCTCCGTCTCCCACTACGTGGAAGGCGAAACCCTCGAAGATATGATCAAGGAAGACCTCATCGCCGAGCGCGTCGTCATTGACGTCTATCAGCGCATGATCGAATACTTCGGCGAGAAAGACCCGACCACCCGCCGCATGATTGAAGAGATCAAGGCCAAAGAAGAAGAGCACGCCAGCGATCTTTCCGATCTGATGTTCATCGTCAACCCGGAAACCGGCGAAGACGAAGGCGAAGATCCCGGCGTCAATCCGCTCCAAAAAGAAGCCGCGACCAAAGCCAATAACGCCGCGGCGAAAGACAACAAGCCCGAAAAAGAGGATACGAAAAAAGCGCCGGAGCCTTTCTCCGGCCGCGGTACCGTCATCGAACCCGCTGCGATTCGGGCCGGCGCGACCAAACCCAATACCTCATCCAAACCCAACGGCAAAAACCGCAAAGGCAAAGTCGCGTAA